In Rosa chinensis cultivar Old Blush chromosome 1, RchiOBHm-V2, whole genome shotgun sequence, a genomic segment contains:
- the LOC112197204 gene encoding glycerol-3-phosphate acyltransferase 5 has product MQEVTQMDHSSVVSELEGTLLKDTDPFSYFMLLAFEASGLFRFTLLLVMFPVIRFLEMIGREEAGLKLMIFFAVAGVSESEIKSVARAVLPKFYVEDVDMEAWKVFSACDERVVVTKMPRIMVERFVKEHLRADEVIGCELVVNRFGLATGFVQGEVGSSHSCDRVAKLVAEELKQPTLGLGRPTSSSSSFLSSCKEQMHPPFTMTNQKDEQQLLRPLPVIFHDGRLVKRPTPSTALLILLWMPLGILLAFIRITVGLMMPMWAKPLVSRLLGGKVIVKGKPPPPPAVPENNNSGVLFVCTHRTLMDPVVLSTVLGRRIPAVTYSVSRFSEIISPIPTVRLTRIRHVDAEKIKRELSKGDLVVCPEGTTCREPFLLRFSALFAELTDRIVPVAMNYRVGFFHATTAKGCKALDPIFFFMNPRPVYEVTFLNQLPIEATCSSGKSPHDVANYVQRILAATLGFECTNFTRKDKYKVLAGNDGTVSCTSLADGVKKVVRTFMPFNTKTMKE; this is encoded by the exons ATGCAAGAAGTTACACAAATGGATCATTCTTCTGTTGTTTCAGAGCTAGAAGGGACACTCCTCAAGGACACCGACCCTTTCTCCTACTTCATGTTGCTGGCATTCGAGGCGTCCGGGTTGTTCCGGTTCACCTTGTTGCTAGTCATGTTTCCGGTGATCCGGTTTCTCGAGATGATAGGTAGGGAGGAGGCAGGGCTCAAGCTCATGATCTTTTTTGCTGTCGCAGGAGTTAGCGAATCGGAGATCAAATCAGTGGCTCGAGCTGTGCTGCCGAAGTTTTACGTGGAGGATGTCGATATGGAGGCGTGGAAGGTGTTCAGTGCTTGTGACGAGCGGGTTGTGGTGACAAAGATGCCGAGGATAATGGTGGAGAGGTTTGTGAAGGAGCATTTGCGTGCTGATGAAGTTATCGGTTGCGAGCTTGTTGTGAACCGATTTGGGCTAGCCACAGGATTCGTTCAGGGTGAAGTTGGATCCAGTCATTCCTGTGACCGGGTGGCCAAGCTGGTTGCAGAGGAATTAAAACAACCTACGTTAGGGTTGGGAAGGCCTACATCATCAAGTTCTTCGTTTTTATCGTCATGTAAG GAACAAATGCACCCACCATTCACGATGACCAACCAAAAGGACGAACAACAGCTCCTCCGCCCCCTCCCCGTGATCTTCCACGACGGTCGACTGGTCAAGCGCCCGACCCCATCCACCGCTCTCTTAATCCTCCTATGGATGCCTCTAGGCATCTTACTAGCCTTCATTCGTATAACCGTGGGCTTGATGATGCCAATGTGGGCTAAACCCTTGGTGTCCCGGTTACTGGGCGGCAAAGTCATCGTTAAAGGCAAACCCCCTCCCCCACCCGCAGTCCCCGAAAACAACAACTCTGGCGTACTATTTGTCTGCACTCACAGAACCCTAATGGACCCCGTCGTGCTGTCCACAGTACTCGGCCGTAGGATTCCAGCCGTCACATACTCTGTCTCtcgattctccgagattatatCCCCGATCCCCACCGTCCGATTAACCCGAATCCGACATGTGGACGCCGAGAAAATCAAGCGTGAACTCTCCAAAGGAGATCTAGTGGTCTGCCCCGAAGGAACGACGTGTCGCGAGCCTTTCTTGTTGAGGTTCAGCGCACTCTTTGCCGAGCTCACGGACCGAATTGTCCCCGTGGCCATGAACTATAGGGTTGGGTTCTTCCATGCAACCACGGCCAAGGGCTGCAAGGCTTTGGaccccattttcttcttcatgaACCCTAGACCGGTGTATGAGGTCACGTTCTTGAACCAGTTGCCAATTGAAGCTACCTGTTCGTCGGGGAAGAGTCCTCACGATGTTGCTAATTACGTGCAGAGGATCTTGGCCGCCACGTTAGGGTTCGAATGCACCAACTTCACCAGGAAGGACAAGTACAAGGTGCTCGCCGGGAACGACGGAACCGTCAGTTGTACTTCTTTAGCTGACGGAGTTAAGAAGGTTGTGAGGACCTTTATGCCGTTTAACACAAAGACAATGAAGGAATAA